The genomic segment TGATTTGGCACCTTTGAGCGCGGCGTTTGAGGATTGGTACCAGTGGCACACAGCCGCTGCCAAAGCATCTGTGGCATCGAAGTATTGTTCGGAAAATTTTGTTTTCAGGATGTTCTCCAACATTCCCGCCACCTGCTCCTTGGAAGCGTTTCCATTGCCCGTCACGGCGCTTTTGATTTTTTTGGGCATATATTCTGTTGTGGCGAGGTTGTTCACCATGCCAGCAGCGATGGCGACCCCCTGGGCGCGACCCAACTTGAGCATGGACTGCACGTTTTTGGCGTAGAAAGGTTGCTCTATCGCCATCTCCGTGGGGCGATATTGGTGAATCAAATCCTGCACTTGCTCGAAGATGTAGCGCAACTTCACCGTCTGTTCGGCACCGAGATGCGCAAACGTGACCACGCCTATTTCAATCACCTTTATTTCCTTTTTGCTCGCATCAATAATGGCATAACCCAGCACATTGGTGCCGGGGTCAATGCCGAGGATGCGCGTTTTTTGTTCTTCCATTGCAGCAAAGGTAGGGAAAAGGAGGGCGGGCTTGAGGATTTCTACCCGTCCGGATGAATATATGTTCGGGAGGGATTGCTGATTTGGAGGTTGATGTGACCAGAATGCCGAGAGTGTCCACAAAGCTGTGCCACCCCAGTTCGGGCAATGAGAAAACACAGAGACGCGGAGGCACAGAGTTTTGGTTTTCGAAGACTCACGCTCTTTTGAGTGCGGCGTTCGACATGTAAAAAAACATATAGGAAGGTTTGACACGCTTTTCTGAACATTCCCAGAATGTCGGCTCCGAAGGTTTCTTTAATTTTGGCAAAAACAGGTTTTAGGTTTCATGTAAGTTTGTGCCCTCAAAAAACCATAAACCCCGCCTGCTCCGCTTGGCCGAGCAAACCAACAAGCCTCAAACCCCCAAACCAGAAACCTTCTAACCCTCCAACCTTTCTCATGGACACAATAGGCATACTTGGCGCAGGAGCAATGGGCAGCGGCATCGCCCAAGTCGCCGCTGCTGCCGGACATCAAGTGGTGATATGCGACAATCTTACCATTGCCTTGGCCAAGGCTGGCAAGGGCATGCAGGCATCCTTGAAATTAGGCGTCGAAAAAGGAAAAATCACAGATGCCGAGGCATATTCCCTATTCAGCCGCGTCCGCTTCACCGACCACATGAGCGAATTCCGCGATTGCGCCATCATCATCGAGGCCATTGTGGAAGACATCGAACAGAAACAAATCGCTTTCAAGAGCATGGAGGCCATCGTGGACGAAAATACCATTCTGGCCAGCAACACCTCCTCGCTTTCCATATCGGCTATGGGTGCCCAACTCAAACACCCAGAGCGCATACTCGGTGTCCACTTCTTCAATCCTGCCCCGCTGATGCGGCTGGTGGAAATCATCCCCGGCCTTCAGACCCGCCCAGATGTGGTGGAGCGCGGCAAAAAACTCATTGACAGCTGGGGCAAGACGACCGTCATCGCCAAAGACACACCAGGCTTCATCGTCAATCGCGTGGCAAGGCCCTATTATGGGGAAGCCCTGCGCATTTTCGACGAAGGCATCGCGGATGTCGCCACCATTGACTGGGCCATGCGCGACCTCTGCGGCTTCCGCATGGGGCCTTTTGAACTGATGGACTTCATCGGCAATGACATCAACTACGCCGTGACGGAAGTGATTTTCTCCAATTTTTTCTACGACCCTCGCTACAAACCCTCTTTCACCCAAAAACGCCTCGTGGATGCACACCTGTTTGGCAAAAAAACAGGGCGCGGATTCTACGACTATCGAGAAGGCGCCGTGAAACCCGAACCTACCCGCGACGAAAACCTCGGACGCGAAATCGCCAGCCGCATCCTCGCCATGCTTATCAACGAAGCCGCCGACGCACTCTACCTGCGCGTCGCCAGCCGCGACGACATTGACCTCGCCATGACGCAAGGGGTCAACTATCCCAAAGGGTTGCTCGCTTGGGCCGACGAAATCGGCATCGAAAAAATCGTGGAAAAACTGGATTCGCTCTATGTCGAATATCTGGAAGACCGCTACCGATGCAGCCCGCTGTTGCGGAAAATGGCAAGGGAAAATCAGGGGTTTTATTGATTGCTCGTTGTTGGT from the Saprospiraceae bacterium genome contains:
- the ruvC gene encoding crossover junction endodeoxyribonuclease RuvC, whose product is MEEQKTRILGIDPGTNVLGYAIIDASKKEIKVIEIGVVTFAHLGAEQTVKLRYIFEQVQDLIHQYRPTEMAIEQPFYAKNVQSMLKLGRAQGVAIAAGMVNNLATTEYMPKKIKSAVTGNGNASKEQVAGMLENILKTKFSEQYFDATDALAAAVCHWYQSSNAALKGAKSYTGWKAFLKDNPKRAK
- a CDS encoding 3-hydroxybutyryl-CoA dehydrogenase; this translates as MDTIGILGAGAMGSGIAQVAAAAGHQVVICDNLTIALAKAGKGMQASLKLGVEKGKITDAEAYSLFSRVRFTDHMSEFRDCAIIIEAIVEDIEQKQIAFKSMEAIVDENTILASNTSSLSISAMGAQLKHPERILGVHFFNPAPLMRLVEIIPGLQTRPDVVERGKKLIDSWGKTTVIAKDTPGFIVNRVARPYYGEALRIFDEGIADVATIDWAMRDLCGFRMGPFELMDFIGNDINYAVTEVIFSNFFYDPRYKPSFTQKRLVDAHLFGKKTGRGFYDYREGAVKPEPTRDENLGREIASRILAMLINEAADALYLRVASRDDIDLAMTQGVNYPKGLLAWADEIGIEKIVEKLDSLYVEYLEDRYRCSPLLRKMARENQGFY